One Perca flavescens isolate YP-PL-M2 chromosome 9, PFLA_1.0, whole genome shotgun sequence genomic window carries:
- the LOC114561907 gene encoding interferon-induced protein 44-like — protein MNSMLTNSQQKTICSQLGRVKLQLLYKASIHGFTGAAFHQRCDNCCPTVSVGYNASGYVFGGYTKQPFSQSGQYVPDDQAFLFTFSGEKLIKYPVTIPANAVRMISNSGPYFGETFVLVHGSKPVVYSNPGNYYNLNAAEMHGNDLNLAECEVYEVEEIPEFEKPWRPMVWETEKRTELMDGIKLYCPMISSVPQVRVLLIGPVGAGKSSFFNSINSVFRGHVSNQAIAGSSTTSLTTKFRTYSVKAGRGGKPLPIIFCDTMGLEENTGAGLDIDDIISILKGHLPDSYQFNPSAPLHPEASGYRKSPGLKDEIHCVVYVTDACKVSIMPTKLELKLEAIRRKVNSMGIPQLILLTKVDEACSFVSQDVRNIYKSGYIEEMMQEVSARLGVPMSCVVPVKNYSKEFELDLNCDILLLTAVIQMLRAADSYFDELSDRKSNIETKGY, from the exons ATGAACTCCATGTTAACCAATAGCCAGCAGAAAACTATCTGCTCCCAGCTGGGAAGAGTCAAACTCCAGCTGCTGTACAAGGCCAGCATCCATGGTTTCACCGGTGCAGCCTTTCACCAACGATGTGACAACTGCTGTCCCACAGTGTCTGTGGGCTACAACGCCTCTGGTTATGTGTTTGGAGGCTACACCAAACAACCTTTCAGTCAATCTGGACAGTATGTGCCCGATGACCAGGCCTTTCTTTTCACCTTCAGTGGAGAAAAGCTCATCAAGTATCCAGTCACTATTCCTGCTAACGCAGTGAGAATGATATCTAACTCTGGTCCATATTTTGGAGAAACATTTGTTCTTGTCCATGGAAGCAAACCAGTAGTCTATAGCAATCCAGGAAATTATTACAATTTAAATGCTGCAGAAATGCATGGCAATGACCTCAACCTGGCTGAGTGTGAAGTCTATGAAGTCGAGG AGATCCCAGAATTTGAGAAGCCATGGAGGCCGATGGTCTGGGAAACTGA GAAGAGAACAGAGTTGATGGACGGTATTAAGCTCTACTGCCCCATGATCAGCTCTGTGCCCCAGGTTCGTGTTCTGCTCATTGGACCAGTTGGAGCTGGAAAGTCCAGCTTTTTCAATTCTATAAACTCTGTATTCAGAGGCCACGTCAGCAACCAGGCCATCGCTGGCAGTTCTACCACCAGCCTCACCACAAAG TTTCGCACCTACTCTGTGAAAGCTGGACGAGGAGGAAAACCTCTGCCAATCATCTTTTGTGATACCATGGGATTGGAGGAAAACACGGGGGCTGGGCTTGAcattgatgacatcatcagcatCCTCAAAGGCCATCTGCCAGACAGTTATCAG TTCAAtccttctgctcctctgcatCCGGAGGCCAGCGGCTATCGCAAGTCTCCAGGGCTCAAGGATGAGATCCACTGTGTGGTCTATGTCACTGACGCCTGCAAGGTCTCCATCATGCCCACAAAGCTGGAGCTGAAGCTGGAAGCTATCCGCAGAAAGGTCAACTCGATGG gGATTCCTCAGCTGATCCTGCTGACTAAAGTGGATGAAGCCTGCTCTTTTGTCTCACAGGACGTTAGGAACATTTATAAGAGCGGCTACATTGAGGAGATG ATGCAGGAGGTCAGTGCTCGGCTCGGTGTGCCAATGTCCTGTGTTGTTCCGGTGAAGAACTACAGCAAAGAGTTTGAGTTGGACCTGAATTGTGACATCCTGCTACTCACCGCTGTCATCCAGATGCTTCGCGCCGCTGATAGTTACTTCGATGAGCTCAGTGACAGAAAGAGCAACATTGAAACCAAAGGATACTAA